The genome window TCAGTCCAGTCCAGCCCCATGCACCAAGTCTATTGTGATCCACATCCAATCCCAGTGAGAGGCGATCTCTCTCGTGTCTCGCCAGCAGTCACTATCGTGATCCAATGGAAGAGGCTTTCATCAAACATCTTCTCGGCGACTGGCCTGCCAGTCCAGTTCGCCTACGCATGTCTCTGAACCCCGCCTCTCCCAACCTCTGCGGTCTGGGGTAGGCGGAGTGGGCGGTCACCCTGTGCTCCTCCTCAATCCTCGTTCATTGCTTCCCCGTCCAACCAGCCCCATGCGTGCATCAGCTGATCCCGCACCGCTGTCGTGGGCCTTGCGTGGGCCTTTTCGGTGATGCTGAGCATCTTCAGCAGAGCTTCCTGGTCATGTTTGGTGTCGAATCGATCACCCGCTGGAGGAGGCCCAAATTAGTCTACTGTTCAGGACGTTCGAATTTGAAGGCTACAGTAATAGGAAAAAAGCAACGAAAGAAGAACCGGGAGGAAACAAAAAAGTAAAACGTACCGATGGCTATACCCATACACGCCGTGAACATGGCCGGCGGTGACCATGGGTTGCACATGCCAATTCCACAGAGACTCCGCAGGAGATCCTGAATCTGCTGGGTCAGCCTTTTCTCAGCAGCTTTGCGGCCGCCGCCGACTCGTGGTATGCTCGGATTGAACAGCACGAGGTACATTTCGGCGAGAATGTGGTGTTGGACAGCGATGACTACCAAGGAGTTGTTAGTAAGCGGTTCCTGAAGAGGAGGGTTGGCCATGAGCCAGCCTTCCGGATCGTCGGATATCTGAGATACTCTCCGTGTCCGGGAGCAGTTCCGAGATCAGGCCAGACCAGACCGGGACCAGACCAGGGGTATACTCACTATGACAAGCCTTCTGGTACCATACTTCGGGGAAAGCCTCCTCATCTGTCCTCTCTCGGAAGAAGATGGGAGTATACGAAGGCGGTAGCGCGTTCTTCCATTCTCTGTTTGCCATTTCGAGCTGGCCCCATTGCAGCACCGACCCCGCCTCGGACCCGAAGCAGAAGTTGAGGACATCGGCGCAGTGGACAATGGCACGATTTGCCCAGACAAAGTCGTCGGCCGGGGTGGTGGATCGGTCGACAATGGCATGACCGAGGTTCATTCGGACCACCTGTTGGTTGATGACGGCGCTGTAGATCTCCTGCCTCAGTCCTGCCCAAAAGCATGCCGCCGTCAAAGTTCCCGGCATAAGGAATCGGTCTCCGGCGTTGACAAAGGCGTGAATTCCGAGCAGGTGGCCGTGCGTGTCCTGGCCCAGGGTGTTTACATCGATTTCTTCCAGCACGCGAAGTATGATTGTTGCAGCAAACAAGTTCTCGTCCGACACCGTTCCTGCGTGGTCCAGCAGTGGGATCAAGTAGTTGAGGCACTGCTCGTGGTACCGGTTCGATGCCAGCGAGTCGTACGCGCTCGTCAGGCTCAGATGCCTCGAGGCAAGGGCGAAGATGGCGTTGAGCAAGATGGGACATGAGCCGGCACGCTGCGGTACTTCGACCTCGAAATGTCTGGAGGGATCACACGCATCGAGCTGGTGGTCCGGTCAGTGTCGTTTCTTCGTTGCTTCAAAAAAGCAAGCCATCCCGCAGCTATTTCAACATACCCAGAATCCAAGTTTGTCCACGTAATGACGGAACAGCGTGGCTTCTTTTCGCCCTTGGATAGGCCATATCGGTCGATCGGTGTATATGCCCTCCAACGGCGGCAACATGGACTGCACCGGCGGCAGACTCACGACGGAGCCAGAATGTTCGCGATGGCTACCGTGCTGGCTGTGGTTGTCGGCGCCGGGCGTACTCAACGATATTCGATGCGGAGGTTGAACGGGCTCGTCCACCACGTCGCCGCCATCAACGACGCTTTTGGCGCCGGGCCGGCTCTCGTCTCCAGGCAAAGGCCAGCTCGCCGCCTTTGCTGCGTATATTGACGGCCGACGCTGATCATCAGAGACTGTCGAGTCTACGGCCGTAGCCGTGCCTGGCGAAGTGGACGCGACTTCTGTTGTGGCTTCTGTCCCAACTTCGTCAACGTCTGGCGCCGAGTCGTGAACGGACTCGTTGCTGTCGAGGTCCTCGCCGAGCTCGACACCGCGAGTCTCGTCGATGAACTTGAGCTTCTTTGGCGGCGCAGGCCACTTGTGGCTCTCTCTGAATACGGCGTGCTTGGGGGCGCGAAACTTGTAGCCCTTTTTGCACTCTCGCCCTGTCATCAGGCACCGCCCGCAGATGGGCAGCACTCGATCACATCGCAGGTGCTGCTCGCGACACTGCTCGCTGCACGGATCAAACACAGTCAGCAACCTCTTCCTCGATCATGATATATCTGTCAAACTTTGCGGTTCTCTCCCACcggctctctctctccacaGCTGCCTCTTTTCTCACAGACCGAGTCCAGAGCCATCGCAACCGACCTCCTCACTCTTTCTCAGCTGGAGCAGCTGATGGCAACGGCGTCGACGAAGACCCTGGAGCTTCCTTCACCTTGCCATCACCGGCGAGAGCTTCATTGCCTTCATCTCTCGCCGAAATCTGCTCGTCACCCCGCGTCTCAAGGTGAGCGGCGCCGCTGTCCGTGTCGCCGTCGGTGCGAATGGCCTCCAAATTGACGCCTCCAAAACAGGTGTTTTTCCCCGAGAGGCCCGCCCCTCCTCGGGTGGATCAGCAGAGTCTCACTCACCAGGTCGTGGCACTTAGCGAATCAGGCGCTTCGGGAGACGGCATGGCACTTGTGCCACTTGCAATTCTTTCCGAGCCCCCAGTTGAGGCTGCAATGAAATGATTGAAACCCGGGGAAGATGGAGAAGATCTGGGGGAGCCCCTCGATTTTTGAGCAGATCTGAAATTGAATTGAAGCTTGAGTCCGGGGCGACGACCAGTGACGTGTGTGGGGATGCGAGTTGGTCAGCAGCACATCCGACGACACCTCTCCACTCACGACACACACAtagcacacacacacacaccacaGACACAGAGAGAGTCAGGGACCCCTTTTTTAACCAGTTCAGACTCTGCCAGTTTCTGGGCACTTCAGGCCAGTCTCAAAAGGCCAGCCAGACGCCGATGGCCGAGCCACTCCGACGGTTCCCCAGCGCTCTCTCTTTTTCGCTATCGGTACCCAACTGCCAACAAACTGTGTCATGCCAACAAGCAAAGTTGGCGCAGATACTTGAAGACTCTTGTTGGCTCTTCTGGGCTCTTGGATTCAATTGTTCCCGGGCCTCTGGTTCTTCAGCAAAGTCGAACGAGTTTCTCAATAGTTTTCTTTTCATTCGTCCGCCCTTCCCTCCCACATTACCGGCGTCAACTCTATCTTTGTTTCTCACCCTCACTACGCCGCACTCACTGACCCGAAAGCTGAACCTGGACTTTTCTTCCCCGCCCTCCCTTGCTGCAGCAGCCATGGACTTCTTCCCGATGGCTTGGGTCTGCACGCAACCAACGATTCAACGGCCGCTCAGCTGACCATTTCGACACCACCAACATGGCGACGCTCAAACTTCCCCCGCACGCTAGAGTTGGCCCAGACAAACTCAATGGCAGCAAAGGGTTCCCATCTCCGTCCCAACCTGACGGCCTGGCAGATGTCGAACGCACCCTGTCATGACACAGAGAAACACGCCAACCCCCCTTGGGCGGCACCCCGACGACAGAAATGTCACGTCGCTTTACCTTATCTCGCCCAAGTCCCAAATTGCCCCAGCATCTGCCATCAAAAGATGAACGGGTACCCCTCGCCGACGAGAACCAATCTGTCCAATGGCTAGCTCCCTTTTCTGCTCTTCCATGTCTCCAAGAAGCCAAAGACTTCAAAGGCCCCTTGCGAATTGCGACGGCTTCGGTAACTTTGACCAGTCCCCTGGTCTTCTCGGCACAGGATTCTCCTCATCCTTCCAATAGCTGACGACTGGTCTATCGGAAGATTGCCCTTGTTTGTTTGACCacaaaaaaagaggacgcgCGATACCGAACGGAACAAATCAAATCAAACAACCAGACGAGTTCAATGTCCCGGCCCCAGTCTTTCGCACTTCGTCAAAAAATTCGAGCCCTTTCTTTTGTGGGTTTTCCCATCGAAGCCGTAGGCCCGTAGCCATCGTCCCACACAATCCAGGACCGTTCGTTCCCGTCGCGCGCGAATATTTTGTTGTTATATAACATCCGGCGATTCCCCCCTCAATCTCCACCTCTTGACGATCTCCTCTTCAGCAAGCAGCATCTCCCAGCGCAGCCGCTTTCTCagagctctttttcttcacCACATCTGCTCAACGCCAGCCTTGGCAACGCTTCAACGATCTCCACGTTGTGCGCGCAATCTCCCCATTGCAGCACGCGATAGTGTGTGCATCGCCGCAGAACCTCGAGAGAATTCAGTTTCTCCTTGAGAACATTTGTCAATAACAACAACAACTCCGCCACGCCACGCAACGCAACCCTTCCTCCAAAGCCCATCCACGATGGAGTCCAAATCGGCGCACGATGATGTGGTCGCCGCACCAGACCGCGTCTCGGCCGAGATCGGCGATCACCACTCGGCCAAACTCGCCAGCAACTTTGTCCAGAACGCCAAAGCGGCCACGGACAAGGAGCACAAGATGACTCTGATGCAGGGCATTAAGCTCTACCCCAAGGCCATTGCATGGAGTGTGCTCATTTCCACCTGCATCGCCATGGAGGGCTACGACATCAGTCTCGTCAGCAACTTTTACGCATTCCCGCAATTTAACCAAAAGTACGGCGTCCTCACCGCCGACGGATCCTACCAGGTCCCTGCGCCGTGGCAAGCCGGCCTCAGCAACGGTGCCACCGTCGGCGAGATCATCGGCCTCTTCATCAACGGATGGGTCTCGGAACGCTTCGGCTACAGGTGGACCGTCATCACATGTCTTTTGCTAGTCGCCGCCTTCACCACAATCTTCTTCACCGCGCAAAACGTTCAGACTCTGCTCGCCGCCGAGATCCTCTGCGGTATCCCATGGGGTGTCTTCCAGACGCTGTGCATCACCTATGCCTCCGAAGTCTGCCCCGTCGCCCTGCGCGGCTACCTGACGACCTATGTCAACTTTTGCTGGGGTATGGGCCAGGAGATTGGTATCGGCGTCATCGTCTCCATGCTCGACCGCCAGGACGAGTGGGCATACCGCATTCCCTACGCGCTGCAGTGGATGTGGCCGGTGCCTTTGGCCATTGGTATCTACTTTGCGCCCGAGTCGCCCTGGTGGCTGGTGCGCAAGGGCAAGATTGACGAGGCCAAGAAGTCGCTGCTGCGCCTGACGAGCAGAGACAAGGAGACTGATTTCGACGCCGACGAGACGGTCGCCATGATGGTGCACACCAACTCGATTGAGGAGAAGATTACCGAGGGCGCATCCTACCTGGACTGCTTCAAGGGCGTCGACCTGCGCCGCACCGAGATTGTGTGCATGGTTTGGGCCATTCAGAACCTCAGCGGCAACTCCTTCTCCAACTACTCTACGTAAGTCTCTGCCTTTGTGCACTCTTGTTGCTTGAGCTCTAGTTGCACCAGACTAACATTACGGTGCACGCAGATACTTCCTCAGGCAGGCCGGTCTCTCCACCAGAAACTCGTACAACTTTGCGCTCGGCCAGTACGCCATCAACATGGTCGGTGTCTTTGGCGCGTGGTTCCTCATGTCGTGGGGTATCGGCCGTCGCACGCTGTACCTCTACGGTCTCTGCGGTCTTTGCAGCATGCTCATGATCCTCGGCTTCCTGGGCCTCGTGCCGGCCGAACACCGCGACCAGGGCGCGCTCGCGACGGGCTCCATCATGATGGTCTGGGCTCTCTTTTACCAGCTCACCGTCGGCACCGTGTGCTACTCGCTCGTCAGTGAATTGCCGTCGCGTCGTCTGCAGATCAAGACTGTCGTCCTTGGCCGTAACCTCTAGTAAGTTCCCGATGCACTTTCCGGTCTGAAAA of Colletotrichum lupini chromosome 8, complete sequence contains these proteins:
- a CDS encoding sugar porter family MFS transporter, whose protein sequence is MESKSAHDDVVAAPDRVSAEIGDHHSAKLASNFVQNAKAATDKEHKMTLMQGIKLYPKAIAWSVLISTCIAMEGYDISLVSNFYAFPQFNQKYGVLTADGSYQVPAPWQAGLSNGATVGEIIGLFINGWVSERFGYRWTVITCLLLVAAFTTIFFTAQNVQTLLAAEILCGIPWGVFQTLCITYASEVCPVALRGYLTTYVNFCWGMGQEIGIGVIVSMLDRQDEWAYRIPYALQWMWPVPLAIGIYFAPESPWWLVRKGKIDEAKKSLLRLTSRDKETDFDADETVAMMVHTNSIEEKITEGASYLDCFKGVDLRRTEIVCMVWAIQNLSGNSFSNYSTYFLRQAGLSTRNSYNFALGQYAINMVGVFGAWFLMSWGIGRRTLYLYGLCGLCSMLMILGFLGLVPAEHRDQGALATGSIMMVWALFYQLTVGTVCYSLVSELPSRRLQIKTVVLGRNLYNIVGIINNVLTPYMLNPSAWNWQNYTGFFWGGICFLCCVYTYFRVPEPRGRTYAELDKLFEHKVAARKFEGTTVDVFEEGAVDEKAMNNYHQQIRVSHSEKDVQV